The Natrinema salifodinae genome includes a window with the following:
- a CDS encoding carbohydrate ABC transporter permease: MATTPEPTPDPTGADDETETENAGPLERWTRAVITDPDKRGRLYRALFYVVTAFFLVTTLFPFYWLLVLALTPSGAITRGDWTVAVPLLGEVPFPTPKGFNVAAFVEVFREVPFHLYVFNSFVLATATTVIVIVLASLAGYVFGRLEFPGRGVMMLAILAISYFPPAAFLIPLFDAFLGNPVTVPFLEVQLLPVTVPFLDVELLSPPRLVNTPGAMIMPFSALFLPLSIFILTTFYSQIPDGLEDAARVEGTTRLGALFRVIMPLSAPGVVTAAVLTFIAVYNEYFFSSIMSLQNEAHQWSPLVGGILSYQTQYTTDYNLMAAASIVGVLPMLILVVVAQEKIVSGLTDGALKE; the protein is encoded by the coding sequence ATGGCGACGACGCCCGAGCCGACGCCGGACCCGACGGGAGCGGACGACGAGACCGAGACCGAAAACGCGGGCCCGCTCGAACGCTGGACCCGCGCGGTCATTACCGACCCGGACAAGCGGGGGCGCCTCTACAGGGCGCTGTTCTACGTCGTCACCGCGTTCTTCCTCGTGACGACGCTGTTCCCGTTCTACTGGCTGCTGGTGCTTGCGCTGACGCCGAGCGGCGCCATCACGCGGGGCGACTGGACCGTCGCCGTCCCCCTCCTCGGCGAGGTGCCGTTCCCGACGCCCAAGGGGTTCAACGTCGCCGCCTTCGTGGAGGTGTTCCGGGAGGTGCCGTTCCACCTCTACGTGTTCAACAGCTTCGTGCTCGCGACCGCGACGACGGTCATCGTCATCGTGCTCGCGAGCCTGGCGGGCTACGTCTTCGGCCGACTCGAGTTCCCCGGCCGCGGCGTCATGATGCTCGCCATCCTGGCGATCTCATATTTCCCGCCGGCGGCGTTCCTGATCCCGCTGTTCGACGCCTTCCTCGGCAATCCGGTGACGGTGCCGTTCCTGGAGGTCCAACTGCTCCCGGTGACGGTGCCGTTCCTAGACGTCGAACTGCTCTCGCCGCCGCGGCTGGTCAACACGCCAGGCGCGATGATCATGCCGTTCAGCGCGCTGTTCCTGCCGCTGTCGATCTTCATCCTCACGACGTTCTACTCGCAGATCCCGGACGGGCTGGAGGACGCGGCCCGCGTCGAGGGGACGACCAGGCTGGGCGCGCTGTTCCGCGTGATCATGCCGCTATCGGCGCCCGGCGTCGTGACCGCGGCCGTGCTGACGTTCATCGCGGTCTACAACGAGTACTTCTTCAGCTCGATCATGTCGCTGCAGAACGAGGCCCACCAGTGGTCGCCGCTCGTGGGCGGCATTCTGAGCTACCAGACCCAGTACACGACCGACTACAACCTCATGGCGGCGGCCAGCATCGTCGGCGTGTTGCCGATGCTGATCCTCGTCGTGGTCGCACAGGAAAAGATTGTCAGCGGACTGACCGACGGAGCACTCAAGGAGTAA
- a CDS encoding ABC transporter ATP-binding protein, which produces MARVRLDNVTKRYEDIVAVDDMNLEIEDGEFVCLVGPSGCGKSTTMETIAGLTKPTAGSVRIGDTDVTSLPPKDRGVAMVFQNIALFPHMDVYDNISFGLRLRDYERSEIDRRVDRASDIVQLEGMLDRMPDELSGGQQQRVAIARAIVRNPDVFLMDEPLANLDAKLRVHMRTELQRLHKELDTTIIYVTHDQAEAMTMSDRIAVINDGRLQQIAPPLTCYNEPANRFVAGFIGSPSMNFVDGELAAGGLATEHFDLAFDVDGLSAAPGDAVTLGVRPEDIYPASDADSATSPSAAVEATTDVLEPMGDEIFVYLTLGEGDGQTMTSEEAAAASNQLLMSVPPDSPIGEDDRLSVVLDRSKVHLFAASGEAIAHGVAAPSATADAPDASAETAQAGAGTEADSGGTSHE; this is translated from the coding sequence ATGGCACGCGTACGACTCGACAACGTCACGAAACGCTACGAAGACATCGTCGCCGTCGACGACATGAACCTCGAGATCGAGGACGGCGAGTTCGTTTGCCTCGTCGGCCCCTCGGGCTGCGGGAAGTCGACGACGATGGAGACCATCGCCGGCCTCACGAAGCCCACGGCGGGCTCGGTTCGCATCGGCGACACCGACGTGACCTCGCTCCCGCCGAAGGACCGCGGGGTCGCGATGGTCTTCCAGAACATCGCGCTGTTCCCGCACATGGACGTCTACGACAACATCTCCTTCGGGCTCCGGCTCCGCGACTACGAGCGGTCCGAGATCGACCGGCGCGTCGACCGCGCCTCGGACATCGTCCAGCTCGAGGGGATGCTCGACCGAATGCCCGACGAGCTCTCGGGCGGCCAGCAACAGCGCGTCGCGATCGCCCGCGCGATCGTCCGCAATCCCGACGTCTTCCTGATGGACGAACCGCTGGCTAATCTCGACGCGAAACTGCGCGTCCACATGCGCACCGAACTCCAGCGCCTGCACAAGGAACTGGACACGACGATCATCTACGTCACCCACGACCAGGCGGAGGCGATGACGATGTCCGACCGGATCGCCGTCATCAACGACGGCCGGCTCCAGCAGATCGCGCCGCCGCTGACCTGCTACAACGAGCCCGCAAACCGGTTCGTCGCGGGCTTCATCGGCTCGCCGTCGATGAACTTCGTCGACGGCGAACTGGCCGCCGGCGGCCTGGCCACGGAGCACTTCGACCTCGCGTTCGACGTCGACGGACTCTCGGCCGCGCCGGGCGACGCCGTCACGCTCGGGGTCCGCCCGGAGGACATCTATCCCGCGAGCGACGCCGACTCGGCGACCAGCCCCTCGGCGGCCGTCGAGGCGACGACCGACGTCCTCGAGCCGATGGGCGACGAGATCTTCGTCTACCTCACGCTCGGCGAGGGAGACGGGCAGACGATGACCAGCGAGGAAGCCGCGGCCGCGTCGAATCAACTGTTGATGAGCGTCCCGCCGGACTCGCCGATCGGCGAGGACGACCGGCTCAGCGTGGTGCTCGACCGGTCGAAGGTCCACCTGTTCGCGGCGTCGGGCGAGGCGATCGCCCACGGCGTCGCGGCGCCGTCGGCGACGGCCGACGCGCCGGACGCGAGTGCGGAGACCGCGCAGGCCGGCGCCGGAACTGAAGCCGATTCCGGAGGGACCAGCCATGAGTGA
- a CDS encoding Gfo/Idh/MocA family protein — translation MTDEYGPVRTGIVGLGNIGRHHADRLVDLDVPLVGGMDVAPEARTRFADRYGVDVYENHHDLYDAVDAVVITTPNKFHEEYAVDALERDLHVLLEKPVAHTLESAERITDAADDAAGTFRIGFNNRFLNAVRLVKNRIERGEFGEITHVEANYVRRRGVPSRGSWFTRREVSGGGALIDLGVHAIDLSMFLLGYPDVTEVSGVTRSEFGAREDYAYLEMWGPDNGPGAFDVDDSASAFVRCAGDRTISLEVAWATNRPATHEFVVRGTEAAARFDLLEGDLEVYTAGADGPDHMLDTTVETRENDTHADEQAAFFDAIGSDRDAVADIEDAMTVQRIIDGIYRSSETGGTVTPGDPET, via the coding sequence ATGACGGACGAGTACGGCCCCGTCCGAACCGGGATCGTCGGCCTCGGCAACATCGGGCGACATCACGCCGACCGGCTCGTCGACCTCGACGTGCCGCTGGTCGGCGGGATGGACGTCGCGCCCGAGGCTCGAACGCGGTTCGCCGATCGCTACGGCGTCGACGTCTACGAGAACCACCACGACCTCTACGACGCCGTCGACGCCGTCGTCATCACGACGCCGAACAAGTTCCACGAGGAGTACGCCGTCGACGCCCTCGAGCGGGACCTCCACGTCCTGCTCGAGAAGCCCGTGGCGCACACGCTCGAGAGCGCCGAGCGGATCACCGACGCGGCGGACGACGCCGCGGGCACGTTCCGAATCGGATTCAACAATCGGTTCCTGAACGCCGTCCGGCTCGTTAAGAACCGGATCGAGCGCGGCGAGTTCGGGGAGATCACCCACGTCGAGGCCAACTACGTCCGCCGGCGCGGCGTCCCGAGCCGCGGGTCGTGGTTCACCCGCCGGGAGGTCTCCGGCGGCGGCGCGCTCATCGACCTCGGAGTCCACGCGATCGACCTCTCGATGTTCCTGCTGGGCTATCCCGATGTCACCGAGGTCTCGGGGGTCACCCGCTCGGAGTTCGGCGCGCGGGAGGACTACGCCTACCTCGAGATGTGGGGGCCGGACAACGGGCCAGGCGCGTTCGACGTGGACGACTCCGCCAGCGCCTTCGTCCGGTGTGCGGGCGATCGCACGATCTCGCTGGAGGTCGCCTGGGCGACTAACCGACCGGCGACCCACGAGTTCGTCGTCCGCGGCACCGAGGCCGCCGCCAGGTTCGATCTCCTGGAGGGGGATCTCGAGGTCTACACGGCGGGCGCGGACGGCCCCGACCACATGCTCGATACGACCGTCGAGACCAGGGAGAACGACACCCACGCCGACGAACAGGCGGCGTTTTTCGACGCCATCGGGTCGGACCGCGACGCCGTTGCCGATATCGAGGACGCGATGACGGTCCAGCGGATCATCGACGGCATCTACCGCTCGAGCGAGACCGGCGGGACCGTCACCCCGGGCGACCCGGAGACCTGA
- a CDS encoding sugar phosphate isomerase/epimerase family protein: MEIGVHTPPLADESLDGALAYLSDLGVDAVEPGVGGHPGQDHLVRSEYLDDEAAQTELRKLLDEYGMRISALATHNNPLHPDDERADRADAELREAIRLAAQLDVGTVTCFSGLPAGSPSGEVPNWITAPWPSEHAEAHDYQWEVAVEYWRDLADYADEHGVDIAIEMHPNMLVYEPHGLARLREATNDRVGANFDPSHLYWQGISITDAIRYLGERDAIHHFHAKDTRVYEEQAREKGVLDTTAYDDELERSWLFRSVGYGHDESHWKDVVSTLRLVGYDGALSIEHEDSLTSGREGLEKAVDLLDRAIFETQPGDAYWAE; encoded by the coding sequence ATGGAAATCGGAGTCCACACGCCACCGCTCGCGGACGAATCGCTCGACGGCGCGCTCGCGTACCTCTCTGACCTCGGCGTCGACGCCGTCGAACCAGGCGTCGGCGGCCATCCCGGTCAGGACCACCTGGTCCGCTCGGAGTACCTCGACGACGAGGCCGCCCAGACCGAGCTCCGTAAACTGCTGGACGAGTACGGAATGCGGATCAGCGCGCTCGCGACCCACAACAATCCGCTTCATCCCGACGACGAGCGAGCCGACCGGGCCGATGCCGAGCTCCGCGAGGCGATCCGGCTCGCCGCCCAGCTCGACGTCGGCACCGTGACCTGCTTTTCCGGGCTTCCGGCGGGAAGTCCGAGCGGCGAGGTCCCGAACTGGATCACCGCGCCCTGGCCGTCCGAACACGCCGAGGCCCACGACTACCAGTGGGAGGTCGCCGTCGAGTACTGGCGCGACCTCGCCGACTACGCCGACGAGCACGGAGTGGATATCGCGATCGAGATGCACCCGAACATGCTGGTCTACGAGCCCCACGGCCTGGCGCGACTGCGCGAGGCGACGAACGATCGCGTGGGTGCGAACTTCGATCCGTCGCACCTCTACTGGCAGGGGATCTCGATCACCGACGCGATCCGCTATCTGGGCGAGCGCGACGCGATCCACCATTTCCACGCGAAGGACACGCGGGTTTACGAGGAGCAGGCCCGCGAGAAGGGTGTCCTCGACACAACGGCCTACGACGACGAACTCGAGCGCTCGTGGCTCTTCCGCTCGGTCGGCTACGGCCACGACGAGTCCCACTGGAAGGACGTCGTCTCGACGCTCCGGCTGGTCGGCTACGACGGCGCCCTCTCGATCGAGCACGAGGACTCGCTGACCAGCGGGCGGGAGGGTCTCGAGAAGGCAGTCGACCTTTTGGATCGAGCGATCTTCGAGACTCAGCCAGGCGACGCGTACTGGGCCGAGTGA